Proteins encoded in a region of the Pieris napi chromosome 5, ilPieNapi1.2, whole genome shotgun sequence genome:
- the LOC125049811 gene encoding mpv17-like protein, with amino-acid sequence MAISRLAGWWRHSLKTRPVLTNTIVYASFYTAAELSQQTFNKIYAPEKPELDLKSAGRIAAVGSTLYAPTLYYWYKFLDRKFVGTSMRAVLTKVASDQFLMTPVLLAGFYILLGTLEGKEDVLEELKQKYWKTFIANQAFWIPGQIINFAFVPPNLRVVYVASASFLWINILCFIKRQKVEVKEA; translated from the exons a TGGCAATATCACGGCTGGCTGGTTGGTGGCGACATTCGCTCAAAACAAGACCGGTGTTGACCAACACGATTGTCTATGCCAGCTTCTATACCGCTGCAGAACTGTCTCAGCAGACATTTAATAAGATTTATGCA CCTGAGAAGCCCGAATTGGATTTAAAAAGTGCCGGTCGAATCGCTGCAGTGGGCAGCACTTTATACGCGCCAACATTATATTACTG GTACAAATTCTTAGACCGGAAGTTTGTAGGGACTTCAATGAGAGCTGTTCTTACCAAGGTAGCGTCTGACCAGTTTCTTATGACTCCAGTATTGCTGGCtggtttttatatat TACTTGGAACTCTCGAAGGTAAAGAAGACGTGCTAGAAGAATTGAAACAGAAATATTGGAAGACATTTATAGCGAATCAAGCGTTCTGGATCCCGGGACAGATAATTAATTTCGCATTTGTACCCCCAAATCTGCGAGTGGTTTATGTAGCCTCTGCCTCATTTCTTTGGataaatatattgtgtttCATTAAAAGACAGAAAGTGGAGGTGAAGGAAGCGTGA